A part of Deltaproteobacteria bacterium genomic DNA contains:
- a CDS encoding histidine--tRNA ligase: MSIRAVRGFKDILPDEIEPWYRVESLARCVFKAFGLKEMRIPFLEKTEVFARSIGKHTDIVEKEMYTFIDRSGDSLTLRPEATAGLIRAVNEHKLFARSPVLKLFTIGAMFRHERPQKGRLRQFHQINAELIGTKAPFSDTEVIWMAWDILEQLGLKDLRLEINSLGCPVCRPGYRNDLKRYLDDVFQDLCPDCQRRSKINPLRVFDCKHEACRKIMAGAPLNKEYLCSECRDHLGRVLDFLKALDIPFIINPCLVRGLDYYVMTAFEIVSPDLGAQSTVAAGGRYDGLLKALGGPDLPGVGMAIGVDRLLLLLGKDRKGPSIDIFVAALGPEARREVIPWIRHWRRQGLAVQMSYEDRGLKAQMKQADRAGARYVLIVGENELDKRQVMLRDMMTRYQHEVPVDDVISAVEALVGRLRVG, translated from the coding sequence GTGTCTATAAGAGCTGTCCGCGGATTCAAGGACATATTGCCCGATGAGATCGAGCCCTGGTATCGGGTTGAGTCCCTTGCCCGCTGCGTCTTCAAGGCCTTCGGCCTGAAAGAGATGAGGATCCCTTTTCTTGAAAAGACCGAGGTTTTTGCCCGGAGTATAGGCAAACATACTGATATAGTGGAAAAGGAGATGTACACATTCATCGACAGGAGCGGTGATTCTCTGACCCTCAGGCCTGAGGCAACAGCGGGTCTCATAAGGGCAGTAAATGAGCATAAGCTTTTTGCCCGGTCTCCGGTGTTGAAGCTTTTTACAATAGGGGCTATGTTTAGGCACGAACGTCCCCAAAAAGGCAGGCTCCGTCAGTTTCATCAGATAAATGCGGAGTTGATAGGAACAAAGGCCCCTTTTTCAGATACTGAGGTCATCTGGATGGCGTGGGACATCCTGGAGCAGCTTGGACTCAAGGATCTGCGCCTGGAAATCAATTCCCTGGGCTGTCCGGTGTGCAGGCCGGGATACAGGAATGACCTGAAGAGGTATCTTGATGATGTATTTCAGGATCTCTGTCCTGACTGCCAGAGAAGGAGCAAGATAAATCCTTTGAGGGTCTTTGACTGCAAGCACGAAGCCTGCAGGAAAATCATGGCCGGGGCGCCACTGAACAAGGAGTATCTCTGCTCTGAGTGTAGGGACCATCTGGGCAGGGTCTTGGACTTCCTTAAAGCCCTGGACATCCCGTTTATCATAAATCCTTGCCTGGTCAGGGGACTTGATTACTATGTGATGACCGCCTTTGAGATAGTCTCTCCTGATCTGGGTGCACAGAGCACAGTGGCTGCAGGAGGCAGATATGACGGCCTTTTAAAGGCCCTGGGAGGACCTGATCTTCCCGGAGTCGGGATGGCAATCGGGGTTGACCGGTTATTGCTGCTCCTTGGCAAGGACAGGAAGGGGCCGTCTATTGATATATTTGTAGCAGCTCTTGGTCCGGAGGCCAGAAGAGAGGTTATACCCTGGATAAGACACTGGCGCCGTCAGGGGTTGGCAGTGCAGATGTCGTATGAAGACAGGGGCCTTAAGGCCCAGATGAAGCAGGCCGACAGGGCTGGGGCCCGTTATGTGCTCATAGTGGGAGAAAATGAGCTTGATAAAAGACAGGTGATGCTCAGGGATATGATGACCCGCTATCAGCACGAGGTGCCTGTTGATGATGTGATCTCAGCAGTGGAGGCTCTGGTTGGCAGGTTGCGGGTTGGCTGA